Proteins from a single region of Halichoerus grypus chromosome 13, mHalGry1.hap1.1, whole genome shotgun sequence:
- the LOC118533004 gene encoding uncharacterized protein LOC118533004: MVTNTTFMEPTTTVATITTSTEPTTTMAMTTTSTKPATTMTTTLVSTEPIATTAAASASELTTTVTASTTNEATSTTDTTITSIEPTTTMATTTVSTKLTTTTAATTASEPTTTITASTTPESTTTTDTTKTSMELKTTAATTVTSTEPKTTMVTTTTSTEPTTTVATITNSTEPTTTTTTTIVSTEPITTTAATTTSEPTTTIIASTTNEATTTTDTTTTSTEPTTPTATTITSTEGTTTMATATTSTKPATTRATTITSTKSIATLATTPTSIEPTTTMATTSSEPTTTTTTTTSSELTTTITSSTTTEAITTTATTTTSAEPTTTTATTIFSTEFATTTASEPTTTITASTTTEATTTVDTSITSTNQKPPQPPL; this comes from the coding sequence ATGGTCACTAATACAACTTTTATGGAACCTACAACCACAGTGGCCACCATTACAACTTCTACCGAACCTACAACCACAATGGCCATGACTACAACTTCTACCAAACCCGCAACCACAATGACCACCACTCTTGTCTCTACTGAACCTATAGCTACCACAGCAGCTGCCTCAGCATCTGAACTGACCACCACAGTAACTGCCAGCACTACCAATGAGGCTACAAGCACCACAGACACCACTATAACTTCTATTGAACCTACAACCACCATGGCCACCACTACTGTTTCTACCAAACTTACCACCACAACAGCAGCCACCACAGCGTCTGAACCGACCACCACAATAACTGCTAGCACTACCCCTGAGTCTACAACCACCACAGATACCACTAAAACTTCTATGGAACTTAAAACCACTGCGGCCACCACTGTAACTTCTACTGAACCTAAAACCACCATGGTCACTACTACAACTTCTACAGAACCTACAACCACAGTGGCCACCATTACAAACTCTACCGAACCTAcaaccaccacaaccaccactaTTGTTTCTACTGAACCTATAACCACCACAGCCGCCACCACAACATCAGAACCCACTACCACAATAATTGCCAGCACTACCAATGAGGCTACAACCACTACAGATACAACTACAACTTCTACTGAACCTACAACCCCCACAGCCACCACTATAACTTCTACTGAAGGTACAACCACCATGGCCACCGCTACAACTTCTACCAAACCTGCAACCACCAGGGCCACCACTATCACTTCTACCAAATCTATAGCCACCTTGGCCACCACTCCAACCTCCATTGAACCTACAACCACCATGGCCACCACTTCATCTGAACCTACAACAACCACTACAACCACCACTTCATCTGAACTGACTACCACAATAACTTCCAGCACTACCACTGAGGCTATAACCACTACAGCCACTACTACAACTTCTGCTGAACCTACAACCACCACAGCCACCACTATTTTCTCTACCGAATTTGCCACCACAACAGCATCTGAACCAACCACCACAATAACTGCCAGCACTACCACTGAGGCTACAACTACTGTAGACACCAGCATAACTTCCACCAACCAAAAACCACCACAGCCACCACTATAA